The genomic stretch ACATGAGTTCTCGGGGGGTCAGTGTCAACGTATCGGTATTGCCCGTGCACTTATCTTAAAACCTAAGATGATCATCTGTGATGAACCTGTTTCGGCATTGGATGTATCAATTCAAGCGCAGGTAGTGAATCTATTACAATCACTGCAGAAAGAACTGGGTTTAAGCCTGATCTTTATTGCCCATGATTTATCGATTGTAAAACACATTTCCGATCGTGTATTAGTGATGTATCTGGGTAATGCAGTGGAACTGGGAGAATCAAAAGCCTTGTTCGCCGAGCCTAAACACCCGTACACCAAAGCCTTGATGTCTGCAGTGCCGATCCCTGATCCTATATTAGAACGTCAGAAAAAGATTGAAATGCTAGAAGGTGATTTACCGTCGCCACTCAATCCGCCATCTGGTTGCGTATTCCGTACCCGTTGTCCGGTCGCTAAAGCGAGTTGTGCTGAGACGAAACCGACATTATCTGGTGATGAAGTACATTCTGTGTCTTGTTTGCTAGTGGCTTAATGTCTTTGGTGAGATAAGTCGATTGAAAATAATATAACATAACGAACATAGTCATAATCCCGTATACCTGTCAGCAACGTGTTGATGGGTATTTTTTTGTCTCTCCCCTGATTACGGATAATTATATGAAACTTAAAAATATCGCGCTTTCTGCTTTAACTATTGCCATTGCAACAGGTTGCGCTACTGCAGATCAAAAACCTCAGCACCAATGGGTACAAGATAAAGAATATAACCTGACGATCCTGCACACCAATGATAACCACGGTAATTTCTGGCAGAACAAATATGGCGAACGTGGTATGGCAGCCCGTGCGACCTTGATTAATGACATCCGTGCGGAAGTAAAGTCTGAAGGTGGCTCGGTATTATTGCTCTCTGGTGGCGATATTAATACCGGTGTTCCGGAGTCAGATTTGCAAGACGCTGAACCTGATTTCATCGGCATGAGCATGATTGGTTACGATGCCATGACATTGGGTAATCATGAGTTTGATAACTCGCTTGATGTATTGGCTAAGCAAGCTGGTTGGGCAAATTTCCCATTCATCTCAGCTAATATTTATAAAGATGGTGAGCGTATGTTCGACGCTTACAAGATCTTTAATAAAGACGGTATCAAGATCGCGGTTATCGGTTTAACGACGGAAGATACGGCTGAAATTGGTAATCCTGAATTTATCAGTGAATTAGAATTCCGCGACCCGAAAGTAGAAGCGAAAAAATTAATCGCTGAATTAAAAGCAAATGAGAATCCTGATGTGATCATCGCGGCAACACACATGGGCCATTACCTTAACGGTGATAACGGCTCTAATGCACCGGGTGATGTCCAGCTAGCACGCTACCTTAATGAAGGTGATTTAGATATGATCGTCGGCGGCCATTCACAAGAACCTGTGTGTATGGAAGGCGCAGAATACGCAAACTTCAAACCAGGCCAAAGCTGTACACCGGATGTGCAAAACGGCACTTACATTGTGCAAGCACATGAGTGGGGCAAGTACGTTGGCCGTGCTGATTACACCTTCAAAAATGGTGAATTTACACTCGCCTCGTACAACCTTATTCCGGTTAACTTAAAGAAAAAAGTTAAAAATGCTGATGGTAAAAAAGTACGTGTATTCATCCAAGACGAAATTACGCAAGATCCGGCTGTACTGGCAACGCTAAAACCGTTCCAAGAAAAAGGCCAAGACGCGTTGAATATCAAGATTGGTGATGCTAATGGTTTGCTGCAAGGTGACCGTGACGTAGTACGTAACAACCAAACTAATCTTGGCCGTTTAATTGCAACTGCCCATATGCAGCGCGCTAAAGCGGATTTCGGTATTATGAATTCAGGTGGTGTACGTGCGTCAATCGAAGCGGGTGACATTACGTATAAAGATGTATTAACGGTACAACCGTTTGGCAATATCGTCACGTATGTTGATATGACTGGCAGTGAGGTAATGGATTACTTAAACGTTGTTGCTACTAAGCAGAAAGATTCTGGTGCATTTGCACAATTTGCTGGTATCTCGATGACAGTAGCAAACGGCCAAGTGTCTAACGTGGTTATTGCAGGTAACGCTATTGATTTAGCTAAGTCATATCGTTTCACGATCCCATCGTTTAACGCTGCGGGTGGTGATGGTTATCCAAAAATATCAACACACTCAGCTTTTGTTAACA from Moritella marina ATCC 15381 encodes the following:
- the ushA gene encoding bifunctional UDP-sugar hydrolase/5'-nucleotidase UshA; the encoded protein is MKLKNIALSALTIAIATGCATADQKPQHQWVQDKEYNLTILHTNDNHGNFWQNKYGERGMAARATLINDIRAEVKSEGGSVLLLSGGDINTGVPESDLQDAEPDFIGMSMIGYDAMTLGNHEFDNSLDVLAKQAGWANFPFISANIYKDGERMFDAYKIFNKDGIKIAVIGLTTEDTAEIGNPEFISELEFRDPKVEAKKLIAELKANENPDVIIAATHMGHYLNGDNGSNAPGDVQLARYLNEGDLDMIVGGHSQEPVCMEGAEYANFKPGQSCTPDVQNGTYIVQAHEWGKYVGRADYTFKNGEFTLASYNLIPVNLKKKVKNADGKKVRVFIQDEITQDPAVLATLKPFQEKGQDALNIKIGDANGLLQGDRDVVRNNQTNLGRLIATAHMQRAKADFGIMNSGGVRASIEAGDITYKDVLTVQPFGNIVTYVDMTGSEVMDYLNVVATKQKDSGAFAQFAGISMTVANGQVSNVVIAGNAIDLAKSYRFTIPSFNAAGGDGYPKISTHSAFVNTGYVDAEVLKEYIEANSPLNVADFEPKNAMLYK